The genomic region CCCGAGGCATAAGTTCAAAAGTTGTATTCCTATCAAAACAAAGGGTCGTTGGCCCTGGTAGAACCTTCTCCCACCTAGTTGTTGCGTGGCAAGAGAAATTCCCTATCATATACACTGAATTTAAATTCATCAGCTCATCCAAAAATTCCTTGTCAGAATAGCGCATGTTGACAAGCATAGGGTAGCTCTGCAGGATTATACATAAAAATGTCAGTCGCACTTTTTAAATGAATCTAAAAAAATAGTGGCCTAAAGGGGTGATGAAAGAATACCATCTCATTAATTAGCATGCAGCAGTACCCATtcggtgcttgagtgtgaaaattgTAGGTTACCCACTTTCGGTAAATTCTTGCAGCGATAGTCCTATTTCTATCGCCTGCTGTAAGTTGTGCCAACGCTGTAATCTGTGCCATACTGTCAAAcccaaaagtaaaaaaaatattatattccaAAAAAAAACTATTTACTATATACATAATGTCCCTGTCGATTTGTTGTTTTAATCGATAGTATGGGCAACCGCAGTTGCATCGAAGTCAGCTATTGTGGAAAGGAAATCTGTGTACACGATATTTTTCGTGACGTTTGGCTGTTGGCCTTCATGCTGTCTAATCAGTATTCTCAAACCGTCTGGTGATGTAGCACGTGAGAGTGCAACATAAAGTTGTCCGTGCCCAAAAATTGGTTTAGGTATATAAACGCCTATTTTATTGAGGGACTGGCCCTGGCTCTTATTTATGGTCATTGCACGAAACTTTCAGTGGGAACTGCTGCCTTTTTAAAAATAAGGTAATGTTGGTTCTTTGTGGATGAGGTTCATCCTCGGGAAGAAGATTTTTTCACCAACCCTTGTCCCCGTGATAATCTCCGCTTCAACTGCTTTTGTTAGGAGTTGAGTTACTATCATCCGGGTACCATTACAGAGGCCGCCTGCGATGCTAATATTCCACAACAAAATAGCTGGCACCCCTATTTTTAATTCAAGCAGGTGCGGTGGCAGGCCAGGGTAATTTAGCGTGTTCAAGTACTATGTTGGATATAGTAGCTCCGACTCGCCACCATCATTCCCCTGCGGTGTAGCGGTATCGTAACTTGCATAGGTTGTAACATGACCaccaaccatatcaaccaccatctTATTTATGGTGTCTGCTGCATCGTTTTTTGGGAAAACAATCGCTTTTTGTTGTAACTCTGTAGCACTTGGATTCTGTAATGTTTCTGGGGGGTAGATAAACGAAATTAGATTGGCCaacccatcatcatcatctggAACACAGTAGGTGTTAGGAATTTTTACCCAATTACTATTAACCGGATCTTCCAAATCCCGTGTACCAACCTCGCCATTCTCAATATCCAGTAACCAGGCGGAGAAAGCAGAGTTTCTCTCCTTTTCCGAGGGCGTCAGCCATGGTTGCATTAAGCGCATATTTTCAGTAAGGACAAACACCTTGAATTCCTGCCACAAATATGAAGATGTAATGTAAGAACGGACTATAGTCGATTTCTTTCCTTTTTTATGAAAGGGTAATGTTTGTTTAAAGTCACCACCGAGAATCATAGACTTACCTCCGAATGGTGAGTTTTTTTTGCCAAGAATGTCTCGCAGGCTGCGATCAAGAGCTTCAAAGCATCGATTATTATTCATCGGTGCCTCATCCCACACAATAAGATCTGTGCTTTCAAGTAGTTTCGCCATTTGTGTGTTTTTGTTTATGTTGCACATCGACTCATCGGTAAGGTCAATAGGGAGTTTGAATCGAGAGTGAGCAGTTCTGCCCAAAGGCAGTAACAAAGATGTGATGCTGGAAGATGCCACAGCAAGAACAATCTTTCCCTTAGCCCTTAGACACGTGATTATGGCCTTCCATAAAAATGTCTTACCGGTGCCACCATGACCGTAAACAAACAAAAGCTCTGTCCTGTTGTTCGAGGAAGAATCACGTATCAGTTCGTAGATTCTTCTCTGCTTCACATTCATCTTAGATTCTAGATGACTCAGCTCCTCATTAAGCGATTCACGATCGTAGTTTCTCTCCTCCATGATCAAACGGTTTGCAAGATCTAGTAGAAGGTCATCTGGCAGAGACGGTAATGCGAAGTCACCTAGTGTCCTCCCACACTGGTTTAGGAGGATTTCAACCTCATAAAGAACATAATTATGAAGGTCATCTTTGTTTATGTGCAGCTTCGGCATCTTCAAAGAGGCCGCTGCTCGCAAAGGTATGTCGTCAGACATCATTTCCCAGTGCTTTTCCCAAAGAGCAAGCGGATTTGAGACTTCAGAATACACCAGGATGTGTGCAAAAAGCGACCGCAACTGAGAAGCACTGGCGGATGCCATGCTTCCTCCAGTGCTATAGACCATTCCTTATTATCACCAAGAAGGCCAGCGGCCTCGCAAGCAGAACGGTATGTCTGGTATTCAACTTGGTTCACGGTTCTAATATCAGCAAAGTTTGTGCACCCCTTTTGATGGCACAAAAGCATTCTTAGGAAAAAAGCCTCTCCGAATGAGGGATGTATGTATGACATCCTTCCAATCGAAGACTTGTTAATATTTGCCCTACTTTTCCAGCTTTTCTGTGCTTGATACCAAACAAATTCAGATGGGAAATCCAAATATGCCAGGTGCCTTCCAGCTGAAGAAGAGGCGTTATAACATAACCACTCAGTCAAAGTAGTTTTCTTTTTTTCTGTGTTTTCGACAATTTCTTGAAGCGATTACTTGCCACGGAACTTCATAAGCTGCATATTTTCTAAATGGACAGATAGGATCTGAACTGCCAGTTTACGATGATCAATCGGGAAGTTAAAAATGCGCCAGCAAGCCTCGTGTGGGAAAATGAATCGGGAGTCTATAAAATTCTGAACTTCATCTACTGGTTGAGAGGCCTGTGGCCTCGCACTGCTGTTACTACCGACTGGCTTGGATATGCGAGCAGCAATGCGGTCGGTAATCTTTCAAATGTACTTGAACAGGTATTTGATCTGGGTGGTTGATCCACAACACTCAACATTTATATGAGCTTGGAAAGTCATACAAAGTAGTATGTTGTAAGGAACTACATAGCTGTTATCGATATGGACCCCGGCACGCGTTGTATACACACCATTATTACGCCTTCGGTAGTGTGCACGACCATCAGCATCAAAGAAGGTTTTCTCATTGAATTTTTTTGGGAAATTTTTAGTGCAAGTGGGCCCTTCCGTGCACGGTGCACGCAAGTTGGGAATGCAACAGGGCCCATGCATCATAGTCGCAGAGACCACCGCGTAACCAGCGAGGTCAGTTCTCGGGTCAGGAAATTCAGCAGATATGTAATCATCTATTCTTTCAATTATAGGTGATGAGGCTGAGGAATACAACCACAACAATGTATGACAATGGGGCAACCTCTTTTCTGGAATTCAATGGTATACAGAACTGCACAATCGCGAAAAAATTACGTTAGCATCGATTAAAAAAGATATAAACAACAGAGTCAAGTTAATACAAAAGTAAGTGGAAATCATGTTGTAGAATTACCTCCTCCTCTAAAGTCACCCAGTGGTTTCCCGTCTTTTAAAAAAGCAATAAATTGTTTGACTTTGAAGAGGAAAACTCTCGCGACAATATCAGCACGGTCTGATGCAGTAAGCATAGGAAAAGGCTGTAGATACCGAGCTATTTCTGAACACTTAACGTTGCAAGTAAAAGTGACAAAGAATTTCGGATTCCCAAAAACACGACAAATCGCCGGGGTATCAAGATAGTGACTGTACATATAACGGAGACCGCCGGTGAAAGAAGCTGGGATCATAGTTCTACTGCTGACATATGAAATGGTCTGATCACCCCTGCTGATGGCGTCGTACAAACCCGAGAGGTAATCTTTGCTGATGTCTTTCTGTTTCTTCCTAATGTAGTCCATCCGATCTAATTCAATACTGCAATACACTGTGACAATGTACTGTTGAAAGAGTCGTCCGAGCCTCATCATGAGGCTATAAGAATTTAGTCTATCATGAAGCTGGTAGCAATAGTACATATTCATCGTCATTTTTCTAACCCGGCCACTACTGGAACCTAGAGCGTCAATCAACTTTAAATCAGTATGGAAGCCTGGTTAGCCAAAAAAGAACATCAATGGGAATTGTAGCGACATATACGACAGATGAAGTTTGTTAACTCGCTTTGGATACTCAGACCTTGGGTGGATTATTACATCATAATCCGAAAGTGCCTGCGGCCCAGTATCAAAGACAATAGCCCCTATTGCATCAGAAGTAGGAAGGCTATGTTGCTTTGATCTGGCGACACTAAACAATCGAATCTTGAAAGTTAGTATCTCAGCAGCATTACATTTATCTCTGGCTGTCCGGAACAGTTTCACAAGTTCGTTCTGCGAATTGAGCAAGACAATAAGTCTGCGAACAATATCTTCACAGATGCGATTTGAATTCCCACCACCAAAATGGGACATTCTATTTTCAACTTCAGTGTCTGTATCGTAGATGTAAAGCTGCAGGAATTGTGGACATGTCCCCGGATGAGGGCATAGGGAACCAATCCAGTGGTAAATCTGGCACGAAACTTTGAAAACATACGGAGACCGGCCGTCATTTATCGTCTAATCAATGCGCTCGCCGAAAGAGGTTATACTGAACATCTGATTGTAAGCACGGACGTTATCCATGAAACCACGCGTTTCTAAAAGTTCCTTCAAAGTGCCGGGAGGTTCTGCATAAGCCGGTAACCGTACTCGACCATTTTCACAGCAACAGTGGTAGTGGACTTTTTTGTCCTTGAAGGTTTTTTTTATACGTTCGTCATACCAAAATAGGGCCCCACAATGGCTACAGACGTATGTGCAATCACCGCAGTCACGATACAGAGGAGATAAAGCTGAAAAAGGGGAAAATCAATTAAGACAACAAAAAAACGACCGCAATACGGTGTTAAAGATACCAAAAAAAGGAAGAAACAACAGGGCAAGAACAGTAAAGATACAACAATGTTGGAAAAATATGGACAAAAGTACTTGTTAAAGAACTTCCAGAGATACATAAAAAAATACCAATGAATACATTCAGGAACATACATTACCTGAAGAATCGAAAGGCACAGACAAACTATATATGGGTGTAACTCCATGCTGAAGTAATAGAGCAGCTAACGACGGGCCGTGCCCAGAGTCAACGACGGCTGGTAAAAAAAAGTAATGCACAAATTTACAAATAAGACCTAAAAAAAGGCGACAGTAACATTAAAAAAGAGAATCCAAATTTATAACACTCCCAAACATACCTAAAGTAGTATCATAAGTTGCCGAGGACGATGCTTCCAAATTACGCCTGCGCAGGAATGCTTGCCTTGTCGATTGGTGTACAGAGACTACATCATCGGTTGCATCTGTTTTGtcatccttttttttttctttttcgcgcAACTCTCACCATTATAATCAGCAACACAATTATGAAGACAAAAAAAATTAACATCACTATAGAGAAGAAGCATTGCATCAACGAACGGCAGCACACACTATCGAAGGAACAACGTAGACCAAGGTAACAACATATTTAATAACAAAAAAAACAAAGAAATTACCTGGAATGATGATCTGCAAATGCGCGAGCCTGAATTTAAGACAAGCATTTTTAAGAATGTTAATATGAATTAATAAATCCTATATATGTTGCGTGCAAACTAAAGTGCAGGAAGGGTTAAATAACAATTTTATATTAATTACGTATCAAATTTATGTTAACTATTCAGACTAATTTGCACATAATGGTGGCTTTTTTAATTGATGCTGTTCAGGGTTTCTGCAATGCAAGTTAAACAGATTAGGATTTCTGCAACAGAAATTAAGAAAAACAAACATCATCACCAAAAACAGGATCAATGGGAGTGAAAAGGTTAAAAAAGATTAACATAAACATAGCAAGCTGAAGAGGTTGTAAACCATGGGCATTCGAATCATACAATATAATGCTGCTATTTTTAATTCATGTTGTTCAGAATTTATGGAGTGGAAGTTAAAAAAACACAAACATGATCACCAAAAGCAGGATAAATGGGAATTAAGTACAACAAACTATTTCACACACCATAATTGTTAACTATTCAGACTAATTTGCACATAATGGTGCCTTTCTCAATTGATGTTGTTCAGGGTTTCTGCAGTGGAAGTTAAACAGGTTAGGATTTCTGCAATGGAAGTTAAAAAAACACAAACATGATCACCCAAAATAGGATCAATGGGAGTGAaaaggtttaaaaaaaattaatataaacaTAGCAAGTGGAAGATCATACAATATAATGGTGCTATTTTTAATTCATGTTGTTCATAATTTATGCACTGGAAGTTAAAAATACACAAACATGATCACCAAAAATAAAATCAATGGGAGTTAAGTACAACAAACTATTTCACACACCATAATTCTAAATCGGTAAAACAAATGAACATAAACATAGCAAGTTGAACAGGTTGTAAATCATGTGATGGATGTTAAAAAAACACAAACATAATCACCCAAAACAGGATCAATCATAGCAAGTAAAACTGGTTGCTTCATCATGCGATGGATGTTAAAAAAACAGAAACATAATCACCCAAAACAGGATCAATGGGAgttaaaaggttaaaaaaaaattaacataaACATAGCAACTTGACGAGGTTGTAAACCATACGCATTCCAATCATACAAATTGAACTTATCAACATATCAACATGAAATATAGAATACCAAATACCTATCGTGGTAAACCGAAGAGAGAAAATGGAGCTTGGCTTGCGATAGGAAAACTGGAATCAGAGTTAGAATTGGAGAAGAAAATAGAGTTGTAGACAAAGAAGCATGCTACTCATTAAAGCCGGGGTGTCCAAGGTATGGAGAGTATGGCCCAACAATACCTGCTTGTACACATATTGAAGCAACCCCTCGTTTTCCTTTTTTTTAAATCATATTTTCCACTCGGGCCGCGCAGGACTACCCTTCCAGTCGGGTTGGACCGTTCAACACTAAAAAACTGCACACGTGGACCAATGGGAAGGCTGGAAAAGGGTGCAAATTGTGAGCAGTAGAAAAACGCAGACGTGGACCAATGGGAGGGCATAGATTTCGGCTGTTATTAGTATGTGGGtaattacttcatttattatgtccggataacaaccctaatataaAGTACGAATTAACAATGAAACCCTAGGGGCATTATAGTCATtacagaatggaaaaatgagggttgttatacatatcatcatactcataatgctaacaattcGTACGCCATCAATAActtcacattagcatatactcaacacaatatatatataatatgctaaacaaaaatcaacaaacacaatatggttaaccataaacgctatggtgctaccggctcatggttcacaccatacgaaatgctatgatgctaccggctccttggttcacaccactacgcatttgagtcatactcttttatagtgataccagctcatggttcacactttggcgctaccggctcatggttcacgcctgctttatagtgctaccggctcgtgattcACAATTTAGTGTTactggctcatggttcacactttgatgctaccggctcgtggtgctCGCATCACCCCAAATACCAAgatgttaccggctcgtggttcacatcatgacactcgccacatacatgttatggtactaccagctcgttggttcataccataatatttacaaataaatacgccatatacatatacgcataattattccacttaccttggaatgcccgcataagtcatgtaTGACATGAGCTCCGTCCTCAAattcgagcaagtaaccacctatatcacacataggtacaatatacacataaataaccATTCTCTAAAAAGAGAACCCAACACAAACACCCTTTagtcgagggatcacaccttgctcaccaaaacccacccatttaacacctaatggacacaaaccaattaccactttaggtggtaattcaaaccaacacaacaaagtaaaatttaacccaaatcatactttacgccaattagaccaaacctaggtcttaacactaatttactacttaggtagtaatcatttcaaacgctaaTTACACCACAaatcccaacacgtgcaatattgacccatattacttttgaccacgtttgacttatgttaaaatactaatttaacccaaaatcacttcccacttttactttcattcaaaaacgccatttaacacttaacaaaaatgtttaacactCATTTAATCCaagattagtgtcattaccaaagttGACCCAGTCAACttgcccattttgacataagtcccaaaaacgcccaaaatcactaacgactagtgagtatatttccaaaacactaattaacacctaaaccaagtatttacatacttgattcgccAAACATCAAGaacacttgacccatttcaacacaaaacccattttgacccaaattagagTTTACActcaaaatcaagtcaacacaacaccaaaatcactagtacacaagtgttctaaggtttaaactAACATATGCAAgacccaaacttacaatttcatcaatcaaaaccctaagtcaccaatttgggtttacttacatgaatcttacccaaaaaacccccaaaatcacaagaaGTGGGTTCTACAACACATCACAAACATAAACCCTAacccaaacaagaatcaaacaatgaaaatcggagttagaacttaccaacactactaaaacatagccaagaacgagatgaacaactttaaatcttgtgACTTGACctgattcactcttcttcttcttcctcaaaccaagctctctctctaaaatgggtaCCTCTCTCTAGAAATGGACGAGAGTGTTTGTGAGGGTGAGAAATGAGCTAGAGATAAGGCTTGATCAGTTTTAAGGCTAAAAACCCGTCCTTAAAGTGAATGCTTCAAAACCCCCTTCAAAACCCCCTTAAAAACAAGTTCAAAAAGGTCATTCAGCACTTCTGCCGTGTTTTGCAACTATCTGTCGCGTTTCGAGACACCCCAAACGCGATACACCCTACCAAAACGCGACAAA from Rutidosis leptorrhynchoides isolate AG116_Rl617_1_P2 chromosome 9, CSIRO_AGI_Rlap_v1, whole genome shotgun sequence harbors:
- the LOC139868928 gene encoding uncharacterized protein yields the protein MVYSTGGSMASASASQLRSLFAHILVYSEVSNPLALWEKHWEMMSDDIPLRAAASLKMPKLHINKDDLHNYVLYEVEILLNQCGRTLGDFALPSLPDDLLLDLANRLIMEERNYDRESLNEELSHLESKMNVKQRRIYELIRDSSSNNRTELLFVYGHGGTGKTFLWKAIITCLRAKGKIVLAVASSSITSLLLPLGRTAHSRFKLPIDLTDESMCNINKNTQMAKLLESTDLIVWDEAPMNNNRCFEALDRSLRDILGKKNSPFGGKSMILGGDFKQTLPFHKKGKKSTIVRSYITSSYLWQEFKVFVLTENMRLMQPWLTPSEKERNSAFSAWLLDIENGEVGTRDLEDPVNSNWVKIPNTYCVPDDDDGLANLISFIYPPETLQNPSATELQQKAIVFPKNDAADTINKMVVDMVGGHVTTYASYDTATPQGNDGGESELLYPT